One Yimella lutea DNA window includes the following coding sequences:
- a CDS encoding sugar phosphate nucleotidyltransferase: MPVAVILAGGLGTRMRPLTDLRAKPALLVAGTPIVGHQLRWLASAGIRRVVIATSYRAKDLRTVLDDGSEFGVAVSYVHEAEPLGTGGALALATRAMDPHQAVVVLNGDQLTGHDLEAHLLAFADGGVAVTIHARRVDDARAFGLLELDGDQVRGFREKPTEPVPGVVNAGTYILRAGVLRDVPSDTAVSLEREVFPRLIADGSVVTAYLEDAYCLDVGSPRALLQANRDAVARTGAIARVDGVVASSATIDGHSYVGTGAAVGADAVVHGSVLMPGCVIGDGTKIERSIVAQTAVVAAGVRLQDNVIGEGARVSSSLEPGAVVPTGAVVG; this comes from the coding sequence GTGCCGGTGGCGGTGATCCTCGCCGGTGGACTCGGTACCCGGATGCGGCCGCTGACCGACCTGCGGGCCAAACCCGCGCTCCTGGTCGCCGGGACGCCCATCGTCGGTCATCAGTTGCGTTGGTTGGCGTCTGCCGGGATCAGGCGGGTCGTGATCGCGACCTCCTACCGCGCGAAAGACCTGCGCACGGTCCTGGACGACGGCTCGGAGTTCGGGGTAGCGGTCAGTTACGTGCACGAAGCCGAACCTCTCGGGACCGGTGGCGCACTGGCGCTGGCCACCCGAGCGATGGATCCGCACCAGGCTGTCGTCGTCCTCAACGGCGACCAACTCACCGGTCACGACCTCGAAGCGCACCTGCTCGCGTTCGCCGACGGCGGCGTGGCTGTCACCATTCATGCCCGGCGAGTGGACGATGCACGCGCGTTCGGCCTGTTGGAACTCGACGGTGATCAGGTCCGCGGCTTTCGCGAGAAGCCCACCGAGCCGGTTCCCGGCGTCGTGAATGCCGGCACCTACATCCTGCGGGCAGGTGTCCTGCGCGACGTGCCGAGCGACACCGCGGTGAGCCTCGAACGTGAGGTGTTCCCCCGCCTGATCGCCGACGGTTCCGTCGTCACCGCATACCTGGAGGACGCCTACTGCCTGGACGTCGGCTCCCCCCGTGCGCTCCTTCAGGCCAACCGGGACGCGGTCGCCAGAACCGGTGCCATAGCGCGGGTCGACGGCGTCGTGGCGAGCAGCGCGACCATCGACGGACACAGTTATGTCGGGACCGGCGCGGCGGTCGGCGCCGACGCGGTCGTCCACGGATCGGTCTTGATGCCCGGATGTGTCATCGGTGACGGCACGAAGATCGAACGCTCGATTGTCGCCCAGACCGCCGTCGTGGCCGCGGGAGTTCGGCTGCAGGACAACGTCATCGGCGAAGGAGCGCGGGTCAGCAGCTCCCTCGAACCCGGTGCGGTCGTGCCGACCGGTGCTGTGGTCGGTTAG
- a CDS encoding DUF554 domain-containing protein, giving the protein MSAVFPGLGTVINVATVVIGAVLGMLVGHRLSEHTRSVVTDCLGLVTLLTAGLNAMMVTDIGLTDAVGSGAPLMIVLGALLIGGIAGSVLRIEDRLESVAGRIQSRIAGRMPKEQIDADAGSARERFIEGWMTASLLFCVGPLTILGSLNDGLGRGIDQLVLKSVLDGFAAMAFASTFGIGVLMSAVSVAVVQGGLTLAGFLLGSVLPDPHIAALTATGGVMLIAIGLRLLNIRQIAVGDMLPALIVAPLLTQLVIALR; this is encoded by the coding sequence GTGAGCGCAGTCTTTCCTGGCCTCGGCACGGTCATCAACGTCGCGACGGTCGTCATCGGTGCCGTGTTGGGGATGCTTGTGGGGCACCGGCTTTCCGAACACACCCGCTCCGTGGTCACCGACTGTCTCGGCCTGGTCACTCTGCTGACGGCAGGTCTGAACGCGATGATGGTGACGGACATCGGCCTGACCGATGCCGTCGGCAGCGGTGCTCCCCTGATGATCGTGCTCGGGGCGTTGCTCATCGGCGGGATCGCGGGCAGCGTCCTGCGGATCGAGGACCGACTGGAATCGGTGGCCGGGCGCATCCAGTCCCGGATCGCCGGCCGGATGCCGAAGGAGCAGATCGACGCCGATGCCGGCTCGGCTCGCGAGCGCTTCATCGAGGGCTGGATGACCGCGTCCCTGTTGTTCTGCGTCGGGCCACTCACCATCCTCGGTTCCCTGAACGACGGACTCGGACGCGGCATCGACCAACTCGTGCTGAAGTCCGTCCTGGACGGTTTCGCGGCGATGGCCTTCGCGTCGACCTTCGGCATCGGCGTCCTGATGTCGGCGGTCTCGGTGGCGGTCGTCCAGGGAGGGCTCACGCTCGCCGGGTTCCTTCTCGGCTCCGTGCTGCCCGACCCCCATATCGCAGCACTGACAGCCACCGGTGGGGTCATGTTGATCGCGATCGGCTTGCGGCTGTTGAACATCCGTCAGATCGCGGTCGGAGACATGCTGCCGGCGTTGATCGTCGCTCCCCTGTTGACCCAACTCGTCATCGCGCTGCGTTGA
- a CDS encoding branched-chain amino acid ABC transporter permease produces MTALHSVVPALSALASADENTWISFHWQELADNFWNATFDGLTFGAIYALVALGYTLVYGVLNLINFAHSEVFIAGAYAVVFTLTALGFGASVPNLGWPAIIGNLLLALVIAMVVSALVALAVERIAYKPLRARNAPRLVFLITAIGMSFVIQYAFFWWRGAVAEPSVTMFKDEAIFEVFGSTIPLSSLIIVGAAVLMMVAVDQLIRHTRVGRGVRAVAQDPDTATLMGVNRERIIMITFVIGGALAGAAALFYVMKVPAGVQYNGGFILGIKAFTAAVLGGIGNIRGALLGGLLLGVIGNYGAWLLGSAQWIDVVSFVILIMVLMVRPDGILGSNLGKVRA; encoded by the coding sequence ATGACAGCCCTCCATTCGGTGGTGCCCGCGCTGTCCGCGCTCGCGTCCGCCGACGAGAACACCTGGATCAGCTTCCACTGGCAGGAACTGGCCGACAACTTCTGGAACGCCACCTTCGACGGCCTCACCTTCGGCGCCATCTACGCGCTGGTCGCCCTGGGCTACACCCTGGTGTACGGCGTCCTGAACCTGATCAACTTCGCCCACTCCGAGGTCTTCATCGCCGGCGCCTACGCGGTGGTGTTCACCCTGACCGCGCTCGGCTTCGGAGCGTCCGTCCCCAATCTGGGATGGCCGGCCATCATCGGCAACCTGCTGCTGGCGTTGGTCATCGCGATGGTGGTCTCCGCGCTGGTCGCGCTCGCGGTCGAACGCATCGCCTACAAACCGTTGCGGGCCCGCAACGCCCCCCGCCTGGTCTTCCTGATCACCGCGATCGGCATGTCCTTCGTCATCCAATACGCGTTCTTCTGGTGGCGCGGCGCCGTCGCGGAGCCCTCGGTGACGATGTTCAAGGACGAGGCGATCTTCGAAGTCTTCGGCTCCACCATCCCGCTGTCGTCGCTGATCATCGTCGGCGCAGCGGTGCTGATGATGGTTGCGGTCGACCAGTTGATCCGGCACACGCGCGTCGGACGTGGCGTGCGTGCCGTTGCGCAGGATCCCGACACCGCAACCCTCATGGGCGTCAACCGCGAGCGCATCATCATGATCACGTTCGTCATCGGTGGTGCCCTCGCCGGCGCAGCCGCACTGTTCTACGTGATGAAGGTGCCCGCCGGCGTCCAGTACAACGGCGGATTCATCCTCGGCATCAAAGCCTTTACCGCCGCCGTGCTCGGTGGTATCGGCAACATCCGTGGAGCGCTGCTCGGTGGTCTGCTGCTCGGCGTCATCGGCAACTACGGCGCGTGGCTCCTGGGTAGTGCTCAGTGGATCGACGTCGTCTCGTTCGTCATCCTGATCATGGTGCTGATGGTTCGCCCCGACGGCATCCTCGGATCCAACCTGGGGAAGGTACGCGCATGA
- the polA gene encoding DNA polymerase I produces the protein MKRLLLLDGHSLAYRAFFALPAENFSTTTGQHTNAVYGFTSMLINVLRDEEPTHVGVAFDVSRKTFRVEEYAEYKAGRSATPDEFKGQVSLLREVLDALRITYIESEGYEADDIIATLTTQAVDAGFDEVLICSGDRDALQLVNDKVTLLYPVRGVSELARMTPAAVQEKYGVLPERYSDLAALVGESSDNLPGVPGVGPKTAAKWIGLYGDLAGVVANAGEIKGKAGESFRAHLDGVLRNRRLNQLLRDVVLPTDPDGLERQVWDRQEVHTVFDGLEFKVLRDRLFATLEAVQEEAEDGVDVEGQVLPPGEVAEWIGEHLSSGVTAGVEVIGRWARGAGEAEAIAISADHKAAYLELATLEPRGEIAVREWLSDAARPKVMHDAKPQAQALVASGLPVEGIVNDTALSAYLVRPDQRSYDLADLVLRYLKRELRADAEPAAQGMLDFGGTDTEAHEAMVRAAAVAELAQALATELDNTGGAQLLREVELPLTGVLASMERTGIAVDADAMQSLESEYADGVRQAQQDAYDAIGGEQINLGSPKQLQVVLFDQLGMPKTKKTKTGYTTDADALTDLYTKTEHPFLEALLRHRDWSRLRVTVEGLMKSAADDGRIHTTYLQTVAATGRLSSVDPNLQNIPIRTEAGRRVREVFVVGEGYESLMSADYSQIEMRIMAHLSGDEGLIEAFRTGEDLHRFVGARVFGVEPADVTLEMRSKVKAMSYGLAYGLSAFGLSKQLTISTGEAKDLMDEYFKRFGGVRDYLRSVVDNARVVGYTETMLGRRRYLPDLTSDNRPRREMAERMALNAPIQGSAADVVKMAMLGVQRALDDTDLKSRMLLQVHDELVLEIAPGERDQVEDLVRREMGAAIEMDVPLDVSIGVGNSWHQAAH, from the coding sequence GTGAAGAGATTGTTGTTGTTGGACGGACATTCCTTGGCGTACCGCGCCTTCTTCGCCCTCCCGGCCGAGAACTTCTCGACCACGACGGGGCAGCACACGAACGCCGTCTACGGCTTCACCTCGATGCTCATCAACGTCCTGCGTGACGAGGAACCGACCCACGTCGGCGTGGCCTTCGACGTCTCGCGCAAGACCTTCCGGGTGGAGGAGTACGCCGAGTACAAGGCCGGACGTTCGGCCACCCCGGACGAGTTCAAGGGTCAAGTCTCCCTGCTGCGTGAGGTGCTCGACGCACTGCGAATCACCTACATCGAGTCCGAGGGCTACGAGGCCGACGACATCATCGCCACCCTCACGACCCAGGCGGTCGACGCCGGTTTCGACGAGGTGCTGATCTGTTCCGGCGACCGGGACGCGTTGCAGTTGGTCAACGACAAAGTCACCCTGCTCTACCCGGTGCGCGGTGTCTCGGAACTTGCTCGCATGACACCGGCCGCGGTGCAGGAGAAGTACGGAGTTCTGCCCGAGCGCTACAGCGACCTCGCCGCGCTGGTGGGGGAGTCGTCCGACAACCTGCCCGGTGTCCCGGGTGTCGGTCCGAAGACGGCGGCCAAATGGATCGGCCTGTACGGCGACCTCGCCGGCGTCGTTGCCAATGCGGGCGAGATCAAGGGCAAGGCCGGCGAGTCGTTCCGGGCCCACCTCGACGGGGTGCTGCGTAACCGCCGGCTCAACCAGTTGCTGCGCGATGTCGTGCTGCCCACCGATCCGGACGGTCTCGAGCGCCAGGTGTGGGACCGCCAGGAGGTGCACACCGTCTTCGACGGCCTGGAGTTCAAAGTGCTGCGGGACCGCCTGTTCGCCACGCTCGAAGCTGTGCAGGAGGAGGCCGAGGACGGAGTCGATGTCGAGGGCCAGGTGCTCCCGCCGGGTGAGGTGGCCGAATGGATCGGGGAGCACCTCAGCAGCGGGGTGACCGCCGGTGTCGAGGTCATCGGACGCTGGGCGCGCGGCGCGGGCGAGGCCGAAGCGATCGCGATCAGCGCCGACCACAAGGCGGCCTACCTCGAGCTCGCGACGCTTGAACCGCGAGGCGAGATCGCTGTGCGGGAATGGCTTTCGGACGCTGCTCGACCGAAGGTGATGCACGACGCCAAGCCGCAGGCGCAGGCACTCGTGGCCAGTGGGTTGCCGGTCGAGGGCATCGTCAACGATACGGCGCTGTCGGCTTACCTGGTGCGTCCTGACCAGCGTTCGTACGACCTCGCCGACCTCGTCCTGCGCTACCTCAAGCGCGAACTGCGGGCCGACGCCGAACCCGCCGCGCAGGGGATGCTCGACTTCGGCGGCACCGACACCGAGGCGCACGAAGCCATGGTGCGGGCCGCCGCCGTTGCCGAACTCGCCCAGGCATTGGCGACCGAACTCGACAACACCGGTGGAGCGCAGTTGCTGCGCGAGGTGGAGCTTCCGCTGACCGGTGTGTTGGCCTCGATGGAGCGCACCGGTATTGCGGTCGACGCCGACGCGATGCAGTCGCTGGAATCGGAGTACGCCGACGGCGTGCGGCAGGCGCAGCAGGACGCGTACGACGCGATCGGCGGCGAGCAGATCAATCTCGGCTCACCCAAGCAGTTGCAGGTCGTGTTGTTCGACCAGCTGGGCATGCCGAAGACCAAGAAGACCAAGACCGGCTACACCACTGACGCCGACGCACTCACCGACCTGTACACCAAGACCGAGCACCCGTTCCTGGAAGCACTGCTGCGGCACCGCGACTGGTCACGCCTGCGGGTCACCGTCGAGGGTCTGATGAAGTCGGCCGCCGACGACGGACGCATCCACACCACCTACCTGCAGACCGTCGCCGCGACCGGCCGGCTGTCCTCGGTCGACCCGAACCTGCAGAACATTCCGATTCGCACCGAGGCCGGCCGCCGGGTGCGCGAGGTGTTCGTGGTGGGAGAGGGTTACGAGTCATTGATGTCGGCCGACTACAGCCAGATCGAGATGCGCATCATGGCTCACCTGTCCGGCGACGAGGGGCTCATCGAAGCCTTCCGCACCGGCGAGGACCTGCACCGATTCGTCGGAGCACGCGTCTTCGGAGTGGAGCCCGCCGACGTAACCCTGGAGATGAGGTCGAAGGTCAAGGCGATGAGTTACGGACTTGCGTACGGGTTGTCCGCGTTCGGTCTGTCCAAGCAGCTCACGATCAGCACCGGTGAGGCGAAGGACCTCATGGACGAGTACTTCAAGCGGTTCGGTGGCGTGCGCGACTACCTGCGCTCGGTCGTCGACAACGCCCGGGTGGTGGGTTACACCGAGACGATGCTCGGCCGCCGCCGGTACCTGCCCGACCTCACGTCCGACAACCGTCCGCGCCGCGAGATGGCCGAGCGGATGGCGCTCAATGCACCGATCCAGGGTTCGGCCGCCGATGTGGTGAAGATGGCGATGCTCGGTGTGCAACGCGCGCTCGATGACACCGACCTGAAGTCACGTATGCTGCTGCAGGTGCACGACGAACTGGTGCTGGAGATCGCGCCGGGCGAGCGCGACCAGGTCGAGGATCTCGTGCGTCGTGAGATGGGCGCAGCGATCGAGATGGACGTTCCGCTCGACGTGAGCATCGGCGTGGGCAATTCCTGGCACCAGGCGGCGCACTAA
- a CDS encoding PaaI family thioesterase: MTDNHAAPTTSSMSDPEMVELFNTMNAGTLVERMGIEFLEASPQRVVARMPVEGNTQPYGLLHGGASVVLAETVGSVGSALQAGEGRAAVGLDINATHHRGVRSGFVTATATAISLGRTVASYDVAITDDEGRRVCTSRITCMLRDAPTKAQ; encoded by the coding sequence ATGACCGACAACCACGCCGCCCCCACCACCTCCTCGATGTCCGACCCGGAAATGGTCGAACTGTTCAACACGATGAACGCCGGAACGCTCGTCGAACGGATGGGGATCGAGTTCCTCGAAGCCTCCCCGCAGCGGGTCGTGGCCCGGATGCCGGTGGAGGGAAACACCCAGCCCTACGGCCTGCTGCACGGCGGCGCGAGCGTCGTCCTGGCCGAGACGGTCGGATCGGTGGGCTCGGCCCTGCAAGCCGGCGAAGGACGCGCCGCGGTTGGGCTGGACATCAACGCGACCCATCACCGCGGCGTCCGCAGCGGATTCGTCACCGCCACGGCGACGGCGATCTCGCTCGGCCGCACGGTGGCGTCCTACGACGTCGCGATCACAGACGACGAGGGCCGCCGGGTCTGCACCAGCCGCATCACGTGCATGCTGCGTGACGCGCCGACCAAGGCACAGTGA
- a CDS encoding GNAT family N-acetyltransferase, translating to MARSSVRAVRPGSADLVDLEQLWIDYRVSAGQTREWAARMVRDGRLRDAVEHKDVRIFLAHNGTEATGYLVLLRNPMSSMSDETSVWIDQMYVLPAHRRTGVARSLLAVVPLAAESIGAGVVTAAVPAAQRDINRFFARLGFASTTTLRSTSVAALRRHLEPELAAERAGGQSVVRLRRSIRGRARTKTATARNAG from the coding sequence ATGGCGCGTTCGTCCGTGCGTGCGGTGCGTCCTGGCTCGGCCGACCTGGTGGACCTCGAGCAGTTGTGGATCGACTACCGGGTGTCTGCCGGGCAGACCCGTGAATGGGCTGCCCGGATGGTTCGCGACGGCCGGCTGCGGGACGCCGTCGAGCACAAGGACGTGCGAATCTTCTTGGCGCACAACGGGACCGAGGCCACCGGCTACCTGGTGCTGTTGCGCAACCCGATGAGCTCGATGAGTGACGAGACGTCCGTCTGGATCGATCAGATGTACGTGCTTCCCGCGCACCGGCGCACCGGCGTGGCACGCTCCCTGCTGGCCGTCGTCCCGCTCGCCGCCGAGAGCATCGGGGCCGGCGTCGTCACCGCTGCGGTGCCTGCTGCGCAGCGTGACATCAACCGATTCTTCGCCCGGCTCGGGTTCGCCAGCACGACCACCCTGCGATCGACCTCGGTGGCCGCGCTGCGTCGCCATCTCGAGCCCGAACTCGCGGCCGAGCGGGCGGGCGGACAGTCCGTCGTCCGGCTGCGCCGTTCCATCCGTGGCCGCGCCCGCACCAAGACCGCGACCGCCCGCAACGCAGGCTGA
- a CDS encoding branched-chain amino acid ABC transporter substrate-binding protein, whose amino-acid sequence MSRTLKTAAALAALSLTIAGCANEEGGNEGGGGGGAEGLKTLQAQTSIDVPKDALKAAGDGKAKCAAGTTIAFIGAMTGDNAQLGINEYNGVQLAINEHNKSNKDCQVQFKKYDTEGDPTKATGPVTQAVGDKNIVGVIGLPFSGESKATGAIFEQAGLVHITPSATNPGLTGNGWKTFFRGLGNDNVQGPAAAILAEKLGAKKVYLVMDDSDYGIGLGGTAKKALTEKKLLAGEDKVTTKQKDFSSTVQKIVNSKADAIFYAGYYAEGAPLNQQLVAKGFKGAFIGPDGVKDDQFIKLSGDSSKNAYFTCPCIPGELIPDFASAYKGVANAAPGTYSVESYDAAAILLAGLQKGNTDRPKLLNFVKTYDGQGLSKKIKWDDKGELSDLAVYGYKVDGGKIVSVGKLD is encoded by the coding sequence GTGTCCCGGACTCTGAAGACTGCGGCGGCTCTCGCCGCTTTGTCCCTGACCATCGCCGGTTGCGCCAACGAGGAAGGCGGCAACGAGGGCGGCGGTGGCGGTGGCGCCGAGGGTCTGAAGACCCTTCAGGCCCAGACCAGCATCGACGTTCCGAAGGACGCGCTGAAGGCTGCCGGTGACGGCAAGGCCAAGTGCGCCGCCGGCACCACGATCGCCTTCATCGGTGCGATGACCGGCGACAACGCCCAGCTCGGAATCAACGAGTACAACGGCGTCCAGCTCGCGATCAACGAGCACAACAAGTCGAACAAGGACTGCCAGGTGCAGTTCAAGAAGTACGACACCGAGGGCGACCCCACCAAGGCCACCGGCCCGGTCACCCAGGCCGTCGGCGACAAGAACATCGTCGGTGTCATCGGTCTGCCCTTCTCGGGTGAGAGCAAGGCCACCGGCGCGATCTTCGAGCAGGCGGGCCTCGTCCACATCACCCCGTCCGCGACCAACCCGGGACTGACGGGCAACGGCTGGAAGACCTTCTTCCGTGGCCTGGGCAACGACAACGTCCAGGGTCCGGCTGCGGCCATCCTGGCCGAGAAGCTCGGCGCCAAGAAGGTCTACCTGGTCATGGACGACTCCGACTACGGCATCGGCCTGGGTGGCACCGCCAAGAAGGCGCTCACCGAGAAGAAGCTGCTCGCCGGTGAGGACAAGGTCACCACCAAGCAGAAGGACTTCAGCTCCACCGTCCAGAAGATCGTCAACTCCAAGGCTGACGCGATCTTCTACGCCGGCTACTACGCCGAGGGTGCGCCGCTGAACCAGCAGCTCGTCGCCAAGGGCTTCAAGGGTGCCTTCATCGGACCCGATGGCGTCAAGGACGACCAGTTCATCAAGTTGTCCGGTGACTCGAGCAAGAACGCCTACTTCACCTGCCCCTGCATCCCCGGTGAACTGATTCCCGACTTCGCCTCGGCGTACAAGGGTGTCGCCAACGCGGCCCCCGGTACGTACTCGGTCGAGTCCTACGACGCGGCGGCGATCCTGCTGGCCGGTCTGCAGAAGGGCAACACCGACCGTCCCAAGCTGCTCAACTTCGTCAAGACCTACGACGGTCAGGGCCTGAGCAAGAAGATCAAGTGGGACGACAAGGGTGAGCTGTCCGACCTGGCCGTCTACGGCTACAAGGTCGACGGCGGCAAGATCGTTTCTGTCGGCAAGCTGGACTGA
- a CDS encoding ABC transporter ATP-binding protein, producing the protein MALLEIKDLGVHYGRIQALHGISIDVNEGEIVSLIGANGAGKTTTMRAIAGLLNSSSGSITFDGKDITKVPGHSRVGLGMSLTPEGRGVFPAMTVLDNLDMGAYARKKNQKEYDQDLERVFTLFPRLKEREKQAGGTMSGGEQQMLAIGRALMARPKLLLLDEPSMGLAPQYIKQIFNIIKEVNSQGTTVLVVEQNANQALKIAHRAYVLETGYITREGAGAELAADPAVKAAYLGAD; encoded by the coding sequence ATGGCGTTGCTTGAGATCAAGGACCTCGGGGTCCACTACGGCAGGATCCAGGCGCTGCACGGCATCTCGATCGACGTGAACGAGGGCGAGATCGTGTCGCTGATCGGCGCCAACGGTGCCGGTAAGACGACGACGATGCGTGCCATCGCCGGCTTGCTCAACTCCTCGTCCGGCTCGATCACCTTCGACGGCAAGGACATCACCAAGGTCCCCGGTCACTCCCGGGTCGGCCTCGGCATGTCTCTCACCCCCGAAGGGCGCGGTGTGTTCCCGGCGATGACCGTGCTGGACAACCTCGACATGGGTGCGTACGCGCGCAAGAAGAACCAGAAGGAGTACGACCAGGACCTCGAACGGGTCTTCACGTTGTTCCCGCGGTTGAAGGAGCGCGAGAAGCAGGCCGGCGGCACGATGTCCGGTGGCGAGCAGCAGATGCTCGCCATCGGCCGCGCGCTGATGGCCCGCCCGAAGCTGCTGCTGCTGGACGAACCCTCGATGGGCCTCGCCCCGCAGTACATCAAGCAGATCTTCAACATCATCAAGGAAGTCAACAGCCAGGGCACCACGGTGCTGGTCGTGGAGCAGAACGCCAACCAGGCGCTCAAGATCGCCCACCGGGCGTACGTGCTCGAAACCGGCTACATCACCCGCGAGGGCGCCGGCGCCGAGCTCGCCGCCGACCCCGCGGTGAAGGCTGCCTACCTGGGCGCCGACTGA
- a CDS encoding ABC transporter ATP-binding protein — protein sequence MVELDRTIAVEVGEKLVEIDNLTVKFGGLTALDSVSFDIKRGEILGLIGPNGAGKTTCFNAMTGVYKPASGGVLLEGKSVLGLKKNAITRAGFARTFQNIRLFGEMTALENVVVGLDARHKTSVFGALVRSPRHIREEKSAIEHGMALLEFVGIADKAQELSRNLPYGYQRRLEIARALATEPKLLCLDEPAAGFNPAEKEELMELIRTIRDEGYTVLLIEHDMKLVMGVCDRIVVLEFGKKIADDVPKAIQADPAVIAAYLGVEDDEDGVA from the coding sequence ATCGTCGAGCTCGACCGCACGATCGCGGTCGAGGTCGGCGAGAAGCTGGTCGAGATCGACAACCTGACGGTCAAGTTCGGTGGTCTGACCGCCCTGGACAGCGTCTCGTTCGACATCAAGCGCGGCGAGATCCTCGGTCTGATCGGTCCGAACGGTGCCGGAAAGACGACCTGCTTCAACGCCATGACCGGTGTCTACAAGCCGGCGAGCGGAGGTGTGCTGCTCGAGGGCAAGTCGGTGCTTGGTCTGAAGAAGAACGCGATCACCCGCGCCGGCTTCGCCCGCACTTTCCAGAACATCCGCCTGTTCGGTGAGATGACCGCTCTGGAGAATGTCGTCGTCGGTCTGGACGCCCGGCACAAGACCAGCGTCTTCGGCGCACTCGTGCGTTCGCCACGGCACATCCGCGAGGAGAAGTCGGCGATCGAGCACGGCATGGCGCTGCTGGAGTTCGTCGGCATTGCGGACAAGGCCCAGGAACTGTCGCGCAACCTTCCCTACGGCTACCAACGTCGTCTGGAGATTGCGCGCGCCCTGGCGACCGAGCCGAAGCTGCTGTGTCTCGACGAGCCGGCCGCGGGCTTCAACCCGGCGGAGAAGGAAGAGCTCATGGAGCTCATCCGCACCATTCGGGACGAGGGTTACACGGTGCTGCTCATCGAGCACGACATGAAGCTGGTCATGGGTGTCTGTGACCGCATCGTGGTGCTGGAGTTCGGCAAGAAGATCGCCGATGACGTACCGAAGGCGATCCAGGCCGACCCGGCCGTCATCGCTGCGTACCTGGGAGTGGAGGACGACGAAGATGGCGTTGCTTGA
- a CDS encoding branched-chain amino acid ABC transporter permease, whose product MSTPIPDAAASQAKADEQSEETRKPTRFEGLSRWWNGLERWQQWCVLAVAAALLYLLPILNPPLLSTESAGYNFPLACFDAARFALVALGLNVVVGQAGLLDLGYIGFFAVGSYVAALWTSPDSTMVKIPYLATLPLAMIVTGIVGMLIGIPTLRLRGDYLAIVTLGFGEIIRLLATIIPALKGNTGFQSIGRPPGTDDKGVPIFVQSNGTAWYWLILTVIIIVMLLLGNLERSRVGRAWIAIREDEDAAEVMGVPTFKFKMWAFCLGAALGGLSGAIFAGQVGFVNNQKFDVATSMLFIAAVVMGGAGNKFGAVLGGILVSYLPIRFIFIAEQKYLVFGILLVLIMIFRPQGLFGARNHLLAYGKKAKRVAARLRRDPGHGTEQEATS is encoded by the coding sequence ATGAGCACCCCGATCCCGGACGCAGCCGCGTCCCAGGCCAAGGCCGACGAGCAGTCGGAAGAGACCCGCAAACCGACTCGCTTCGAGGGCCTGTCCCGCTGGTGGAACGGTCTGGAGCGCTGGCAGCAGTGGTGCGTCCTCGCGGTCGCAGCAGCGCTGCTCTACCTGCTACCGATCCTCAATCCGCCGCTGCTGTCCACCGAGAGCGCCGGTTACAACTTCCCGCTGGCCTGCTTCGACGCGGCCCGGTTCGCGCTCGTCGCGCTCGGCCTCAACGTCGTGGTCGGTCAGGCCGGTCTGCTCGACCTGGGGTACATCGGCTTCTTCGCGGTCGGGTCGTACGTCGCGGCGCTGTGGACCAGCCCGGACTCCACCATGGTGAAGATCCCTTACCTGGCCACTTTGCCGCTGGCGATGATCGTGACCGGCATCGTCGGCATGTTGATCGGCATCCCGACGCTGCGCCTGCGCGGTGACTACCTGGCGATCGTGACCCTCGGCTTCGGAGAGATCATCCGCCTGCTGGCGACGATCATCCCGGCGCTGAAGGGCAACACCGGCTTCCAGAGCATCGGTCGCCCCCCGGGCACCGATGACAAAGGCGTGCCGATCTTCGTCCAGAGCAACGGAACCGCTTGGTACTGGCTGATCCTGACGGTGATCATCATCGTGATGCTGCTGCTGGGCAACCTCGAGCGCTCGCGCGTGGGTCGTGCCTGGATCGCCATCCGTGAGGACGAGGACGCGGCCGAGGTGATGGGCGTGCCGACCTTCAAGTTCAAGATGTGGGCGTTCTGTCTCGGCGCGGCGCTCGGTGGTCTGTCCGGTGCGATCTTCGCCGGTCAGGTCGGCTTCGTGAACAACCAGAAGTTCGACGTGGCGACCTCCATGCTGTTCATCGCGGCTGTCGTCATGGGCGGTGCCGGTAACAAGTTCGGAGCGGTCCTGGGTGGAATCTTGGTGTCTTACTTGCCGATTCGATTCATCTTCATCGCGGAGCAGAAGTACCTCGTGTTCGGCATCCTGCTGGTGCTGATCATGATCTTCCGACCGCAGGGTCTGTTCGGTGCCCGTAACCACCTGCTCGCGTACGGCAAGAAGGCCAAGCGCGTAGCGGCACGGTTGCGCAGGGACCCAGGACACGGCACAGAGCAGGAGGCCACCTCGTGA